The stretch of DNA TCCTCATTATTGGGTCGGGAATTGGCGGGATGACGACCGCTATTGAAATAGCAGAGCGAAGACCAGATTTAAAGATTGTGGTATTGACTAAAACCAATGACAATGAAAGCAATACCCGTTATGCCCAGGGTGGTGTAGCTGCGGTGTGGGATCTGGAAGTGGACTCACACGGAAAACACGTAGAAGACACCTTGGATGCTGGAGACGGCCTCTGTAACAAAGACATTGTAAACATTGTAGTCGAAGAAGGCCCCGAAAGAGTAAAGGAACTCATTGAGTGGGGCGCTCGGTTTGATAAGAACAAAAGAGAGAAATACGACCTTGGCCGCGAAGGGGGGCATTCCGAAAATAGGATTTTACATTATAAAGACTTAACAGGCTGGGAGATTCAACGGACATTGCTGGCCAAGTCCAAAGAATTTAGCAATATTCAGGTATACGAGCATTTTTTTGCGGTTGACCTTATTACCAAGCACCATTTAGGTTATACCATTACACGGTTAACACCGGATATCGAATGCTATGGTGCATATGTTTTGAATAAAGCAACAAGTGCCATAGAAACCATTTTAGCAAAAATAACTGTTGTTGCGACAGGTGGAGCAGGGCAGGTGTATCGCAATACCACCAATCCTGTGATTGCTTCAGGTGATGGGGTTTCGATGGTATATCGGGCAAAAGGGCGCCTGGAAAACATGGAATTTGTGCAATTTCATCCCACTGCACTTTATAATCCTGCGGGTGAAAATCCAGACTTCCTTGTTTCAGAGGCTGTTCGGGGGTATGGTGGTATTTTGAAGACGCGGGATGGTCAACCTTTTATGCAAAAATATGACCACCGAGAATCCCTTGCCCCTAGGGACATTGTCGCTCGAGCCATTGACAATGAAATAAAAGTAAATGGCGAAGAGTGCATGTTTTTGGATTGCCGCCATTTAGAAGAGGAGGGATTCAAGGCTCATTTTCCTACTATTTATGATAAATGCATGAGTATTGGAATTGACCCGATGAAAGACATGATTCCCGTCGTACCTGCCTGCCATTATATGTGTGGAGGGATAAAAGTGGATGACTGGGGGCAGACGTCTATTCGCCAATTATACGCTTGTGGGGAGTGCACTAGCACTGGCTTGCATGGCGCCAATCGGTTGGCGTCAAACTCCTTATTAGAAGCCTTGGTTTTTGGGAATAGAATTGCCCAAGATTTGATACAGCACATAGATCAAATCGATTTTCAGGAAAAGATCCCCGCTTGGAATGCCAGCGGTACAATGAAACCCAAGGAAATGGTTTTGATCACCCAGAGTTGGAAGGAACTCAAGGAAATCATGAGCAGCTATGTAGGTATTGTCCGTTCTGATGTACGCTTGAAACGCGCCAAAGATCGCCTGGCGTTGCTATACCAGGAAACGGAGATCCTGTACAATAATACAACCCTTTCTCCTCAACTTTGTGAATTGCGCAACCTGATTACCATCGGTTACCTGATTACCCGTTCGGCCAGTATGCGTCGGGAAAGCCGGGGCTTGCATTACACCACCGATTACCCAGAGAAACTTCATTTTATACAGGATTCGATTATGTG from Saprospiraceae bacterium encodes:
- the nadB gene encoding L-aspartate oxidase, which translates into the protein MIKTDVLIIGSGIGGMTTAIEIAERRPDLKIVVLTKTNDNESNTRYAQGGVAAVWDLEVDSHGKHVEDTLDAGDGLCNKDIVNIVVEEGPERVKELIEWGARFDKNKREKYDLGREGGHSENRILHYKDLTGWEIQRTLLAKSKEFSNIQVYEHFFAVDLITKHHLGYTITRLTPDIECYGAYVLNKATSAIETILAKITVVATGGAGQVYRNTTNPVIASGDGVSMVYRAKGRLENMEFVQFHPTALYNPAGENPDFLVSEAVRGYGGILKTRDGQPFMQKYDHRESLAPRDIVARAIDNEIKVNGEECMFLDCRHLEEEGFKAHFPTIYDKCMSIGIDPMKDMIPVVPACHYMCGGIKVDDWGQTSIRQLYACGECTSTGLHGANRLASNSLLEALVFGNRIAQDLIQHIDQIDFQEKIPAWNASGTMKPKEMVLITQSWKELKEIMSSYVGIVRSDVRLKRAKDRLALLYQETEILYNNTTLSPQLCELRNLITIGYLITRSASMRRESRGLHYTTDYPEKLHFIQDSIM